Proteins from a single region of Apium graveolens cultivar Ventura chromosome 7, ASM990537v1, whole genome shotgun sequence:
- the LOC141674908 gene encoding potassium transporter 5-like, which produces MTLDLFIQRRFYWPMFVVAVAAAIIASQAMISGAFAIIAQALSLGIAVVGVMFISTCVVSLIMLIIWNVKLWWIMLFFTLFGTMEGVYLSAVLSKFIEGGYLPITFSLVLMTVMGIWHYVYVQKYKFELDNKVSPSYMQDLAANTNINRVPGIGLLYSELVEGIPSIFPHFIEIIPSIHSVMVFVSLKFIPISTVMVEERFLFRQVGTREYRIYRCVVRYGYKDKIEEPRDFEDQLVENLKEFIRHEQCTVEANIGISRDELMAHEPLPDTNVIHDSTDKIENLEGRTSSPTVHTEDLPRISSSNSIRSLPNTSSDISTRPIIGVEEEIQFIQNAKEKGIVYLLGEAEVIAKQDSSWFNKVIVNYAYSFLRKNFRQGEKTIHIPHTRLLRVGMTYEI; this is translated from the exons ATGACACTTGATTTATTCATTCAGAGACGATTTTACTGGCCCATGTTTGTGGTTGCGGTTGCTGCTGCCATTATAGCTAGCCAAGCTATGATCTCTGGAGCTTTTGCGATTATTGCACAAGCTTTAAGTCTAG GGATTGCTGTGGTCGGTGTCATGTTCATCTCCACGTGCGTGGTCAGCCTGATCATGCTGATCATATGGAATGTGAAATTGTGGTGGATCATGCTATTCTTCACGTTGTTTGGTACGATGGAGGGTGTATACCTGTCGGCCGTCCTATCCAAATTCATAGAAGGAGGCTATCTTCCTATAACATTTTCGCTTGTCTTGATGACAGTAATGGGGATATGGCACTATGTGTATGTTCAAAAGTACAAGTTCGAGCTTGATAACAAGGTTTCTCCTAGTTACATGCAGGATTTGGCAGCAAACACAAATATAAACAGAGTCCCCGGAATTGGGCTGCTATACTCTGAGCTTGTCGAGGGAATTCCATCAATATTTCCTCATTTTATTGAAATCATTCCATCTATTCACTCGGTTATGGTTTTTGTATCTCTTAAGTTCATTCCTATCAGTACTGTGATGGTTGAGGAGCGATTTTTGTTCAGACAGGTTGGAACAAGAGAGTACAGGATATACCGTTGTGTAGTTAGATATGGATATAAAGACAAGATAGAGGAGCCCCGTGATTTTGAAGACCAGCTCGTGGAAAATCTAAAGGAGTTCATAAGACATGAACAATGTACTGTTGAAGCCAATATAGGGATATCTAGGGATGAACTGATGGCACATGAGCCCCTTCCTGACACAAACGTGATACATGATTCAACAGACAAAATTGAGAACTTAGAAGGAAGAACTAGCTCACCTACAGTTCACACCGAGGACTTGCCACGTATTTCTTCTTCAAACTCCATCAGATCATTACCAAATACTTCAAGCGATATTAGCACAAGACCTATTATAGGAGTTGAAGAAGAGATACAATTTATCCAAAATGCAAAGGAGAAAGGCATTGTTTATCTTCTAGGAGAAGCAGAGGTGATAGCCAAACAAGATTCTTCTTGGTTCAACAAAGTTATTGTCAATTATGCTTACAGCTTCCTTAGAAAAAATTTCAGGCAAGGAGAAAAGACAATACATATTCCTCATACCAGGCTTCTCCGAGTTGGAATGACATATGAAATATAA